The genomic interval AGCGTCGTCGTAACGCTGCACGCTTGTTAAAGCAGCAGCAGGAAGAAGCTGCAGCGCAAGCAAATAATCAGTAATTAACTGATCTTTCAAAGTGATCACCCCACGCGATGCTCCTACGAGCCGCGTGGGGTGATCACTTTTATATGTTTGAGATTAGATCATGTGCTTCTTTCTGAAAGCAGCGATCTCATGTTTCGCCAGCTTAGAGCCTTCACGGTAGATGTTGGTGATTTGCTCTTTCCGGTGGTTCAGTCCCCACTTGGTTACCTCGAGCAGCGAGTCTTTAACAAAGCTGCCGTCTAGCTTAGACTCCCCGATTTCGCGCTCTGTGAACGTGATTGGCACTTCGCGAACATCGAATCCTGCTTGTACAACGCGCCATGCCATATCGACCTGGAAAATATAACCTGCATTGGATAGCTCATCGAGATCGATAGCCTCCAAAACCTCACGCTTGAAGGCTCGGTACCCCGCCGTCATATCCGATAACCCAGCGCCAAGGGCAACGGAAATGTAGATGTTACCGCCTTTGGACAAGACCCAACGGTTTTTAGGCCAGTTCACTACTTTGCCACCGGGGACGTATCGGGAGCCGATAACAAGGTCGGCTCCCGCGTCTACCTGGTCAAGGAGCAAGTGCAGCTGCTCAGGCGCATGAGAACCATCTGCGTCCATCTCACACAATACTGTGTAATCACGCTCAAGGCCCCAACGGAAGCCGGCAACGTAAGCGCCGCATAAGCCGCCTTTGCCCTCCCGATGGAAAACCTTGATGTGGCTATCCTTTTCTGCCAATGCATCAGCTGCTTTGCCGGTTCCATCGGGGCTGTTGTCATCGACAATCAAGATGTCCACGTCAGGAGCGGCCTCACGGACACGACCGGTGATGAGGGGAAGATTCTCCAGCTCATTGTAGGTGGGAATGATCACCAGGGTCTTATCGCTGGGCTTGGTCATTGCTTTAAGTGACTCCTTGGTAGGCGGTTAAAACTAGCGCTTAGCGGTTTGAGACTTCAGTTTGCGGCTGGTTCCTTTACCTGTGCTGGTGCTCTGAAAGAACAACGACCACAAAGCGCACATGGTTCCTATGATAACCAAGGCGTACTCAATATAGGTGCCATACC from Corynebacterium ulcerans carries:
- a CDS encoding polyprenol monophosphomannose synthase; translated protein: MTKPSDKTLVIIPTYNELENLPLITGRVREAAPDVDILIVDDNSPDGTGKAADALAEKDSHIKVFHREGKGGLCGAYVAGFRWGLERDYTVLCEMDADGSHAPEQLHLLLDQVDAGADLVIGSRYVPGGKVVNWPKNRWVLSKGGNIYISVALGAGLSDMTAGYRAFKREVLEAIDLDELSNAGYIFQVDMAWRVVQAGFDVREVPITFTEREIGESKLDGSFVKDSLLEVTKWGLNHRKEQITNIYREGSKLAKHEIAAFRKKHMI